Below is a genomic region from Meleagris gallopavo isolate NT-WF06-2002-E0010 breed Aviagen turkey brand Nicholas breeding stock chromosome 5, Turkey_5.1, whole genome shotgun sequence.
TGTGTGCTTGTTAGTTTGAATGCATGATGCAGATCTGTTTTTTGTCCTAGCTGACGGTTATTATATCCTAATGGGTGCAACCCTGCACTAATGATCCTTGTGTATATAAATTCTTCTTGTTGTGAGCAGACACCATAGGCCACATAAAAATGTTTGCCTCAATTTCCCTGCAAGAAAGGATCTCAGAAACCAGACTTGGCCAAGTAACAGATTTTTTAAAGGTAGAGGAACCCAATAAAATTACCAGCTTTTCACAGCATGAGTCTACTTCCTTTCGACATATTGTGAGGTGTAGGTGAAATATTCTAACTGAACTGACAGTGTAAGGAAGACAGCTAACTAGAAAGCAAGATAAAAGTAAGAAACACCAATGATGATTGATATTGTAATAGCTATTAATTGTTTTGGAGCCTCTTTTGTAGATTTATGATAATTCACCTTTATTACTTACACTTATATGAGTCTTGATATAATGAAATGTAATACATTTAAGTGTCATGATTTAATTCACAGTATCTGGAAGAGGATtttgaaaactcatttttacCTGCATattcatattaatttttaattatattaaaataattatgattaaagcttggctttgtttttagctgaaaaaataagaagttttCATTCAGttctaagaaaagaaagtaaaataattagTTTCTTTGATCTAGTGTAAtaggttttttttcatctgcCGCAACTCAAGTTAATTTACCCAGCATACTGTGAATGTATTGCACACGCTATATTTTAAGAATATGAAGAATATTAAGAAACCTGTGAACTGGGGGGATTCCTTCCAGCTTTTAAAATCAATGTgcgtgtgggttttttttaaaatgaccaatttttgtaattttacatttttgtgttCTGCTACAAATGCATTTTACGTTAAGCTTGATCAGCTTGAGTGTAAAGAGATAGAAGGacaaaactaaagaaaaattaaataaatgagtCTGCTGTAGAGTTTGGCAGTACTTCTGACTTTTTGGAATTGTGACCCTACATAAACTAACATCCTAAGATGTCAAACTATCATTGAATTAATACAGCTAGATTTTTAACTGTGCCCCATCTGTATGAGTATTGCCAGTAACAGCAAGTCAGGTTTTATATCGAATagatcagaaaacattttcttggtACTTCAATGGAAATACACAGTTGTaccaaaagataaaataaattaatgtcCCTTAAAACTGCTTattcttaattttgtttcaaatgtgtTAACTTATCAGATTCAGTTTTACTGGATTAATTTCAATCATTTTGGCATAGAAAACAGTTTCTCGTGTCAGTTGGAACTGATATTATTTTCTTAGATCTGTTGTTAAGTACAGAAGTGTTAATCAGAATTTAGCACTTTGTGATTTGGGGGCCTGTCATCCTAATAGTTCTGTACATAAGATATATTCTTTCTTACAGGTTTTGCATTTCTATTATGAGTTAAACTTACCTCCTATTAGATGCTTTTCTGAACAACTctgtaataatttttttcttcataagcaGATTTCAGAGTACCCCAAAATAGGATGTAGAGAAACcacaagagaaaaatgttgaactaaatatatgtatttaaaagtcctaaaaattaaatgtattagACTGAAATCAATTTTCCAATagtttttccagtttctttggTTCTATTAATATTTCATTGAATAATGCAAAGGATAATTAAATTTGTGAACTGTCTTGCTAGGGCCAACAGACGATCTCATAGGTTCAgtcaataattatttttctttataaacaaAATTTGGTTTAGCTCTGTAGGTTGGTTTTTATGTTTGGTTATGCTCTTGGGgtttttcagtctttgaaataagacaaaaataGCTCAGGATAGTGCTGTTCTTTTCCCCTGATACTGCCTTCTTCCATATAATTCTTTACTTCTGACTAAGAGTTAATGTCAACAGATTGAATCATAACTGACAAGCAAAATTTTAAAGCATTCTAAATGTCACTGGaccttttaataaaattaattagtCTGACACAGAGAAAATTTACTTGCCGGCTGGTTAATTTCACAATATAAAATCATGGGATAGGTGGAAAAGCAGGCAAAAGCttattacttttaaataattatttaaatatgtgtTCCTTGGCTCTTTTGAATATGGATTGTGAATATGGctaaaacttttaaaatcttCCAAATTCACAAGTGGTCAAATTTCCTTTGAAGAAATCTAGTCTTGTTGAAATTTCAAGTTAGCAAGTACTTGGGAAAGAATGTGTCACTGATTATGTGGAAAACTGGTAAAGGCCTTAATCTTGATTTTTNNNNNNNNNNNNNNNNNNNNNNNNNNNNNNNNNNNNNNNNNNNNNNNNNNNNNNNNNNNNNNNNNNNNNNNNNNNNNNNNNNNNNNNNNNNNNNNNNNNNCGTGCGGTGAGCGCACGGAACTGGAGCCGCGCCCCGCTCCCAGCATGGAAGGAGGAAACGCGGGGTGCAGCCGGCAGCTTCCCGAGCGGGCGGGTCCCGCGGAGAGTGAGCCGGACGTCTTCACCACTTTTGCGGTCAGAGCACTTTTTGGACTTACAGCTAAGTTGGAATCGGTAACTCCCaaagaagaagaagcagtgCTTAAAGCGTTTCAACCTTTGCACACCAGTGTCAACACTCAGGCTAAGAATCGGTATGAGAGGAATGATAATGACAGTGTTGACGACTCAGAAAACCAGCACGGCGCGGGCTGTACCAGTGACCAGGCTGACCCGGTGTCTGGCAGCTGTGCTGAACTGGAGCCGGAGCCGGCAGGACAGAATGAAATACTTCTTCCCCATTTAAGGTCTGTACAGACTTCTTTGTCTGAATCTGACAACGATGCTATTCTCGTACAAGGTACTTTGGTTCACACAACAAGTGACACGGAATCAGATGGTGAGAGTAAGTACCCAGATGCTGATGAAACCAGCACAAGCAAATGTGGGCAAAAcaatgctgctttgttttctgtgacttTGGACAGTAACAATCAAAGTGAGGAAGAGTCAAACTCAGAAGGGTACAGACACAGCAATGACACTGTGGGTAGAGATGACACTGAGTTATACCCACCAATTTCTCAGTGGCTTCCCAGTGAGCTGGACAGCGTTCTGGAGTGTGACTCCAGTGGCAAAGACAGAACGTTTATGGATGAGCAGTTTAGTTCCTTGCTTGCTACAGGGGAATGCCCTCCAGAAATTCCGGGTGAGGATCAAAGACGACCTTCAGTTGATAATGTATCTCTCCATAAAGCAGCACTGGCTGAAAAAAGTTTCCAGCTGCCTGCTTTCTTTAGTGGCCTACGTGTGAGGAAAAAGGGACTAAACACAGACGATGGGGAAACTATTACAGAAATTAAACCAAGGGAGAATGATTTAGCTCTGCTTAAATTACGACAGCCTGTTAAGAAATCCAACATTACATCAGGTTtgaccacaaaaaaaaaatcatctgaacCTAAGGCAAGTCCCACTTTCCTGGAGCAGCTCTCTCAGCTGTTGAACATAGACGTCTCCAAGAATGACGAGAGAACCCAGGATTCTGGTGCAGGGTTCGGGGAGATTGAGGACAGCGATGAAGGCCCAGAGAACAAAGCCTCTGGCAAAACAGAACCATTATTTCcctctgaagaaataaaatcaagccCTGCTGAATCTGCACTGGACGTCTTTAAAGCTTTATTCACTCGACCTCCCAAAAAAGAGACAACTGCAGATCCTTCAGAGCTGGAAGCCATCAAACgcaaaatgagaaatgagaaagagtCCTTGAAAGCTGTATTTGAAAGGTCAAAATCTAAACCTGGCGACGGACCATCAGACAAATCTGTAGGTTggcttattttttcttcctaaatctGGAAGTAGAtggatataaaatattttcattttttaaattaatggtGGGGACTTAAGGTCAAAGTGTCAGAAACGTCTTTTAAAAGGCAAAGTCTTCTACTTTAGGCAGTCTCAGTTTTTGGATTCCAAACTGAAGAAATCTTGGGgcaaatttttcaaaattattgaTCATCTGCAGTTCTAGCAGAACTCAGAACTGATAATCATGGTTTATAAATAATAATCAGAAAGTAAATacaagtttttcattttaaaaggtcGTTACAAAACAGTTTTCCGTATGCTAAATAGGgtttaaaatcagttttgtaTCACAAATATTTAATGCAATACTACTTACCAGTCTGTCactctctctgttttcttttttcagtttgattggcttttgttttttaatttttacaacTAATATTTCATATTACCTTTTGGAATAATTCTAGGATAAGAACTGATACAATAACTTACAGGTTAATTCCGTTTAATTTGTCCAAGATGTACAacttaaaagtatttatttcttatttacataCGTACCTGGCTTTCCATATATTGATAAGCATTTAATCTTATCAGAGTGTAACTGAAGGTGTCCACTTAGACCACTTAAGTTATGGTTTAATACAAATACTTGCAACGTGATTGTTTGTACGTGCCTGGATATTTACTAAtgtttaagaaatgaaaaaagatttgTGCATATGTACACAATGATAAATGAGTTTGAGTGCAATTGAGACTCGAATGAGCAGCCATCACTTTCCCAAACCTAAAACTCTTTCAGCTACTCCTTTGCAGATGCAATCAGTCCAGAAGCATGCTGTTGGCTAACAGGGGAGTTTACCCAAATGATTAAATTTGCAGGGTTGGACCCTAAGCCTGCTAAGTTAATTTGCTGTGCTGGTTGTACTCTCTTAAAATTTTTATTCTTATGCGTAATTAAAGCATTCATGAAAATGACTGACACCTGGGCAGACTGATAATACCAGTTTTAAGTAAATTACCTAtggggaggagaaaagaggCACTCATGGGCCACGGCATGTATGGCAATTACAGTGCATGCGTGCCCTTCCCACCCCTGGGCTGCTGGTTCCTCCTTACACCATTCTCTGGCTGTGCTGGCGTAAGCGTCTGTGTGGCTCGCGGCAAGCCAGGTCGGGAGGGAGGAGGCACAGCCGTCAGCATGAGTGGCTCAAATGTCTGCTCTCAGCTGGCCTAGTGCAAGCATGTTTTCCCTGGGCAAAGCTGAGGTAGAAGGGTCTTGCCTTGCCTTTTTCCGTGTCTAAATGGGCATTTTATGGGATCACTTCCATGCAGTGTTCTACTGTTGCTGCAGTTATGTCTACACAATGACTCGTGTTGTAGATCAGATTACAGAAATgctaggttaaaaaaaaagaccactaaaaagtgcttgttttcttgtttattgTTGTTGATGTTTCCCACTTAAATGGAAAATTTCACCATTCCAGTTGACACCACAGTGCCTTtaccagctgcagcagccattTGATGTGGCAGCATTATGTGGTATGTGGACTGAGCAAGCTGCTGTGGGTGGGGCAGGAATTTCTCAAACCTGCTCTGCTTCCAGAAATCATATTGTCAAACAATGTCTCAGGTGAATTCCACCAATGTTCATTTGTAAGAGGAGTGAGGATGGGGCCTGGctttttgctctgaaaaaaaaatatatgtatatatatatcttccTATATACatataggaagaaaaacaagtgtttCTCACATCTTTGGTTCATCAAAGGCATGAACAGCTTTCCGTGCCGCTGTAAACAGTTTCAACAGAATCATTGTATGTCACATACATTAGGATATCCTCCtcctcaaaattatttttctaaatttttctgTACTGGTTTCTTTGTGTCCTGCTTGAGCACTGTTTGAATGAGGCAGATGATCTTTTTTGAGTATATATGTAGAGCCAGATATCTGTTTTGAAACAACTGATGCTGccaactttaatttttttcttttataatttcAACAGCCTGATCTGAGTCCCTCAGAGCAAGATGACAAGACTCCAGGGAGACTCCAGACTGTCTGGCCACCACCAAAAGCAAATCATGAAGAAGTAAAAGTAGGATTAAAGTACACAGAAGCAGGTAAAACAAAGAGGTGAAGCATTCGCAGAAATGAGTTTCTGACACTTTAAATGTTGTTTAAGATAGAGACAGCGATAATCGCAGTATTTTCTTATCTGGAAAAACCACACCTTACTGTTTACTGTTACTTGTTAAGCACctgacttttaaaatacaaaatggatAAATGTGTTGAAATCTAAATTTTTGCCTATTTAAGTTTCACAAGGAAATAAGTGCTTTTTGGTACATTGGGTTATCCATTTGTAGTGGGATTCTGTTCAAAGAAGCGACAGAATATTGAAGGAAAGGAGATCTGTCATCTGTGTTCATTGGCAAGGTCAATGACCTGCCTCAAACACTGCCTCAGTAGGATTAAGTAGAATTTAAAACCAAGCTTTCATAATATCTTGCTGTGAGAAAGTATTCATGGTGATAGTGTATGGTTCTTTCCAGTTCCAGTGGATATCCATTTGCCTTTGTACTAGGAGAATGGGTATATAGGAGTAGGAGATCTACTCCTTCATATTGTTCAGAGTAttactttttttgctttctttcctcatcCCTTTCTAccttaatttctattttttgttgttgtttttctttgttttgttttgtgtttttttttctgtgtgtttttaaaCATTGTGTGATTATGGATGTTGAAAGGAACTGTGTTGTTCTAATATAGGCAGAATTGGATTTATGTTGCTTCTGGTCGGTCTGGGATGTGTTTGTCATTAGATAGCCAGGGCAAGTTTTCTGTACTGATACGGGTATTCAGCTGCACTGCAGTCCCTTTCTGTTAAGCTTAGGTTGTTATAACAGGCGATGTGCTTGCTGTATTTAATTTtccacaaataaatattttttttctgctaatgaCTATAATTATCTGTAGCAAAAACAcatgctgaaagaaagaaaagaaactgaattaaCAAAAGCTCCAAATTCTACTACTTGTAGAGAATTTAGGTCATGCTTTCCTGAAATTTGAATAGAAAGGGCAGACTGGCTCAGAGCCCGTGTAAATTGTTactcttttgtttctgtgttattttGGGTGGCAGTGTCATCAACATGGTGACGATTAATTTGCTAAGTCAAGTTTTTATACAGACCAGATTCTTCAGTTCATTAGTCACGCCAGTGTCTGGCAGATGGAGGGATCTGTATGAAAACAAATCGCTGGTGATTCAGAGGATGAGACGGAAGTGGTGCTTTTACTGGAAACAGGCAAAGACTATTTTTTAAAGGTGCAGCAGAATTACAGGTGTTAGCAGGTTTGTAGTTCAACTCTGATGACATTCATGGATATTCAGAAAGCAGTCATAGCAGCAGGGACTCTGACATGTGGAGCAGCTGCACCAGTCTGCTTTACTGAGGATCAGGGGGAATGTTATGGACAGGGGTGCTTATATGTGGTCTCCTGCAGGTGAAGGGTGGTACTGTTCATGAGAGTAATGCAGATATAATTAAAACAACAGTTTATATTCAAGTTCTCTCATATTGCTAGTTGTTTGTTCATTTAATGAAAGTATCAGTTCAGGATTATTTCTAATCTCAGTCTCTCCAACAGAGATTGGTGTCTGCAGAGAACGTTTATGTACTGACATTTCCCCTCACACTCCTTCCCATGTAAAGTTGCCTCCCAGCTACCAGTACCTGAGGAAACTTGTTGTCCACAAAATAGAATTCTTAACAGTTTATTGTGAAGCAGGTTATTGATGATCATAACGCTTAAACTGGATTCATCCTATAACCTGAAAACCCATTTCTGACCACAGTGCCTTGTTCTGACAGTTCTGATGAAATGGAAAGTTCTTGATTTTCAAATCAAGTTCAGAAATTATCTATGGCAGAGATCTTTCTGATTTCAGTCTGCCTCCTGTGGTTTTCCTGAGCAGATGATTATTAGTAGCATAGAACAAGTTAAAATTAATTACTTACCTTAACATTCAGTCAACAATTTAGTTGAAGCTACcaaaagaataggaaaaaatataaaacattttatatagaTTCATATTCAAACCTACATTACAAACAATAACAATATGTAGAATTATTAGGTAAATTCATTTaacacagctttattttttactcCAATCATGTCCAAGGAGAAATCTGTAGACATATGCCCCAGTATTTCTAACTAGGTACAAGAATACATACTTATTTTATGAGGTAGCATAGCTTTTTTCATTTGTCATGAGAAGGAGTGTTTAAAGTAAAAGTGCTTGA
It encodes:
- the LOC104911161 gene encoding formin is translated as MEGGNAGCSRQLPERAGPAESEPDVFTTFAVRALFGLTAKLESVTPKEEEAVLKAFQPLHTSVNTQAKNRYERNDNDSVDDSENQHGAGCTSDQADPVSGSCAELEPEPAGQNEILLPHLRSVQTSLSESDNDAILVQGTLVHTTSDTESDGESKYPDADETSTSKCGQNNAALFSVTLDSNNQSEEESNSEGYRHSNDTVGRDDTELYPPISQWLPSELDSVLECDSSGKDRTFMDEQFSSLLATGECPPEIPGEDQRRPSVDNVSLHKAALAEKSFQLPAFFSGLRVRKKGLNTDDGETITEIKPRENDLALLKLRQPVKKSNITSGLTTKKKSSEPKASPTFLEQLSQLLNIDVSKNDERTQDSGAGFGEIEDSDEGPENKASGKTEPLFPSEEIKSSPAESALDVFKALFTRPPKKETTADPSELEAIKRKMRNEKESLKAVFERSKSKPGDGPSDKSPDLSPSEQDDKTPGRLQTVWPPPKANHEEVKVGLKYTEAEYQAAILHLKREHKEEIETLKSQFELRVFHIRGEHAVSTAQLEETIAHLKNELDNKLHRRNEEARDIGVSTEDDNPPKTYRNVCIQTDRETFIKPSEEENRAVKNNQIVPKKLNISSLTHSISTQGENKDSYDVPSSESVLSCQPKQMLPPPPPPPPPPPPPPPPFTDSSLKGLVPPPPPLPMGPTSVTPHFASGPSLPPQLSEGCRDFQAPSPPAPPPLPGLGPPIPPPLPGSGLPPPPPPPGPGLFFNSTLSSSQGPRKPAIEPSRPMKPLYWTRIQLQGSRKTAIPTLWESLEEPDILDTTEFEYLFSKDTTQEKRKPLSDTYEKKSKAKKVFHFSLY